The following proteins are encoded in a genomic region of Roseofilum casamattae BLCC-M143:
- a CDS encoding Uma2 family endonuclease produces MLLDYHPKQCLPSAEDLPDSDDTPVDNQLQHLIPGLLEAILALIWPERMDWFFGVDMGIYYDPRQPAIVPDGFLSLGVPRIIDTDLRLSYVLWEEQQVPTFVLEVVSQQRRKEYTQKKEDYRQLGVQYYAIYNPLRKRKAKLEVYELQGGEYWLLDGEPVWLSSLGLGIGRAEGTYQGITREWLYWYDENGDRYLTAEEKMVAERCRADKLAEKLRSLGIDPDSIET; encoded by the coding sequence ATGTTACTCGACTATCATCCCAAGCAATGCTTGCCTTCAGCCGAAGATTTACCCGACTCTGACGATACTCCTGTGGATAACCAATTACAACACTTGATTCCTGGCTTACTCGAAGCCATCCTAGCTTTGATTTGGCCGGAGCGGATGGATTGGTTTTTTGGGGTAGATATGGGAATCTATTACGATCCGAGGCAACCGGCGATCGTTCCGGATGGGTTTCTGAGTTTGGGAGTTCCGAGAATTATCGATACAGATTTGCGTCTTTCCTATGTATTGTGGGAAGAACAACAGGTGCCAACTTTTGTCTTAGAGGTAGTTTCCCAACAGCGACGCAAAGAATATACGCAAAAGAAGGAAGACTATCGACAGTTAGGAGTGCAGTATTACGCCATCTATAATCCATTGCGGAAACGGAAAGCAAAGTTAGAAGTTTACGAGCTGCAAGGGGGAGAGTATTGGTTATTGGATGGAGAACCCGTATGGTTATCGTCTCTGGGTTTAGGAATAGGGAGAGCGGAAGGAACGTATCAAGGAATCACTCGGGAGTGGTTGTATTGGTATGATGAAAATGGCGATCGCTATTTGACGGCAGAAGAGAAGATGGTTGCAGAACGATGCAGAGCCGATAAATTAGCGGAAAAGCTAAGGAGTTTGGGCATCGATCCCGATTCTATCGAGACTTGA